In one Solanum lycopersicum chromosome 11, SLM_r2.1 genomic region, the following are encoded:
- the LOC138339408 gene encoding uncharacterized protein: MLEHNAKTSKKLWDALEKKYIKEDGRMKKFILAIFLDYKMIEAKTVVTQVQELQVIIHDLLVEGLIVNDVFQVAAIIENLPPLWKDFKNYLKHKCKEMNFEELIVRLRIKEDIKAAEKRSRGNSAISGPNECRGPTKDKKNKDQEDLAESKGGMDDLCAMLSKDEKLCMENSAVAKVEGTGKVILKMTSSKVVTLNMVSSVPELRKNLVSIPILTKNGFQCVYVSNKVVVRKNDIYVGKCYLSDGLFKLNVIAVDMNKDFASS, from the exons atgctggaaca caatgccaaaacttcaaaaaaactctgggatgctttagaaaagaagtacataAAAGAAGATGGCAGaatgaaaaaattcattttgGCAATATTTCTGGATTATAAGATGATAGAAGCtaagactgtcgtcacccaagttcaagaattgcaggtcataatccatgatctccttgttGAAG gattgattgtgaatgatgtttttcaagtggctgcaattattgaaaatttaccTCCATTATGGAAGGACTTCAAAAATTACTTGAAACACAAATGCAAGGAGATGAACTTTGAAGaactcatagtaaggttgagaatcaaAGAGGATAttaaggctgcagaaaagaggtcacgtggtaattcagcaatatctgga CCTAATGAATGCCGGGGTCCTACgaaggacaagaaaaataaGGATCAAGAAgacttggctgaatccaaaggaggaatggacgatctctgtgcaatgctttcaaAAG atgaaaaattgtgTATGGAAAACTCCGCTGTTGCAAAGGTCGAAGGAACTGGTAAAGTcatattaaagatgacatcaagCAAGGTGGTAACTTTGAATATGGTCTCATctgttccagaattgagaaagaatttagtttcaattccaattctgaccaagaatggatttcAATGTGTATATGTTTCtaataaagtagtagtaaggaaaaatgatatatatgtagGAAAATGTTATCTTAGTGATggtcttttcaaactcaatgtaattgcagttgatatgaataaagattttgcttcttcttag
- the LOC138339409 gene encoding uncharacterized protein, which yields MTHAQQVEGNKIKEHAKENKKARTRNYDSGGRNVPDSKYQGSVSSTNTYPTCPKCSKNHSGDCLIEKEGCFGCSQSGHRLRDCPSRHDLGGGNGRFQSKTSSAPTSLPSQQYKSSSIGGGQRQNRLYALQARHDEEGSLDVFIGTLPVFDPYNCALLDPGATVYFVTPYITFQFSVSPEPLSEPFSVTTLVGDPVIARRV from the exons atgactcatgctcagcagGTTGAGGGTAATAAGATTAAGGAACATGCCAAagagaataagaaggctaggactaGGAACTATGACTCGGGTGGTAGAAAT GTACCAGACTCTAAGTATCAAGGAAGCGTTTCAAGCACAAATACTTACCCCACATGCCCTAAGTGTAGTAAGAACCATTCAGGCGATTGCCTTATAGAAAAGGAAGGGTGTTTCGGGTGCAGTCAGTCTGGTCACAGGTTGAGagattgtccttctagacaCGATCTAGGAGGTGGAAATGGTAGATTTCAATCTAAAACATCATCAGCACCAACAAGCCTCCCAAGTCAGCAGTATAAATCATCTTCTATAGGTGGCGGTCAGCGCCAGAACAGGTTATATGCTCTTCAGGCTCGCCACGATGAGGAAGGTTCTCTTGATGTATTCATTGGTACATTACCAGTCTTTGACCCTTATAATTGTGCATTATTAGATCCAGGGGCTACTGtttattttgtaactccttacataaCATTCCAATTCAGTGTCAGTCCAGAAcctctctcagaacctttctcagtcaCTACTCTAgttggtgacccagttatagctagacgagTATAG